The nucleotide sequence ACTGCGGCTGCTACCAACAAGAAATTCATAGACGAGTACGAAGGCATTTACGACTTGTTCGACGACCTTCCTAATTTGTGGAGAGCCTCTAATGAATATAACTCCGAGGTGATTTGGGACCGACAGATTGTTGCCAATATTGGAGGTATGGGATCTAACTATGAAAGACGTGGAGGCCCAACATATGTCTTAGACCAATATATGACTTGGGGAAATTACAATCCCACACAAGAGGTTGTAGATCAATTTGCCATGGCAAATGGAAAACCGATTTCCGACCCAACCTCTGGATATGACCCACAAAACCCATACGAAAACCGGGAAAAAAGGTTTTATGACTTTATCGTTTATGATGGGGCTCCTTACAAATTGGATTGGATGCCAGAAGAAGACACCATCTATACCCGTATTGATGAAGCTGGCATCAACCTTAACCAAATAGACCTTGCGGGCTCAAACGATGTGGGCGATTCAGGATACTACCAAAAGAAGCGTTTGAATCCCGATGCAGCACCCGGTAATGATGCCAGTGGGCAAAACGACCTTTTTTACCGATACGCCGAAGTCTTGCTCAATTACGCCGAGGCCCAGAACGAAGCGGTCGGTCCAGATCAAACGGTGTATGACGCCATCAATAAAATCAGGAACCGTTCCGATCTCCCCGACCTTCCTGCCGGTCTAAGCCAGGATGAAATGAGGGATGCCATACACACTGAGCGTAGAGTCGAGCTTTGTTTTGAAAACAAGCGTTACTACGACAACAAAAGATGGATGCAACAAGAAGAAACAATGGGCGTTGCTAGACACAACATGGTCATTAGAAACACAGTACCATCCGACAATTCGGGAGTTTGGACCTATAGTGTCGAGCCAGAGGTAAAATTCACCCCTAAGTTCGAAGCACGTCAGTACATGAGCCCTATTCCCCAAAATGTAATAGATCAAAATCCGAATATTTCACAAAACCCAGGGTACTAATCGCAACAAGACCTTGAAATTTTCACTAAAAGCCACTTCGTTCGTGAAGTGGCTTTTTTGTGCAAATGAATTCTCGAATCGCCACACACATCAAAAAAACAAGATACTTCTTAAACCCTATAATTTAAGTACTTTTACGAAACAAGAGAGCCCCTTTTAAACACCCATCACTTCAAGAACGCCTATGAAAACCGTATACTGCATTGGAGAATTACTCATAGATTTTGTAGCGATAAAACAAGGCAACGACCTTTCAAAGGCGACCGAATTCACGAAAAAAGCGGGAGGAGCTCCCGCCAACGTAGCCTGCACCATAGCTAAATTAGGGGGTAAAAGCCAGTTTATAGGAGCCATAGGTAATGACCCCTTCGGAACCTTTTTGCTGAACGTATTGAAAGAAAATCGAGTGGACACTTCATTGGTGCAGCGTTCCAAAACATTTACGACCATGGCATTTGTTTCCTTGGCCGAAGATGGGGAACGCGGTTTTGTTTTTAGCAGGGGTGCCGACAAGAAGCTGAAATACGACCCCACATTGAAAAAACAGCTACAGAATGGCATTATACACCTTGGGGCGGCCACCGCTTTGCTAGGAGGAGGGCTAGAGGAAGCCTACGACCGCTACCTCTTCGATGCCCTGACCCAAAACACCTTCATCAGCTTTGACCCTAACTTCAGGAAAGACCTTTGGAAAGGAGAAGAAAGCACCTTTGTTAAAAAGTGTTTGCGCTTCATTGAAAAATCGCATTTATGCAAATTCAGTAAAGAGGAAGCCCAACTTATCTCGGGAGAGTCCGACCTTGAACGTGCCTGTAACACCATACATGAAATAGGGTCACCCCTTATTACCCTTACCTTGGGGAGCGAAGGCACCTTGGTCAGCACCCCTAAAAAGAAGACCATAGTACCCAGTATAAAAGTAAGGGCCATAGACACCACTGGCGCCGGCGATGCCTTTATCGGCTGTTTGTTGTACCAAATTGCCAACATAGGAGACCCACACCTCATCCTATCCGATTATGGGCAATTGATCGAAATGGTTGCCATGGCCAATAAGGCAGGAGCCATTACCACTACCGGTTACGGGGCCATTCCTTCACTTCCCGACAACAGCATGGTTTTCGGGGAATAGACAGCTAGTTGTAGGTCACCTTTCTAATGATACGCAACGACTCCTTAATGCCCGTATAAACTTTAGGGTAATCTTTTCTCAATAAGGAACGGGAAGCTTCCATCTGCTTCTTGGCTTCGTCAAAACCGTTCAGGTAACAAATAAGATAAGTATCGGGCAGACTCTTGAGGTCTATTTTATCGGAAGGCGTCAGTTTTATATTGTTTCGGATTTTTTGCAAAAGGGCATTATTCGCATTCCAGATATGAAAAAGTGACTTCTTATCATATTGCGGGGGCTCAAAGATGAGTTTACTCTCTATTTTGTACGTTCCGTTATCAAAAAAATGAATGACCATCTCTTCCAAAGGAAAATATCTTTGCTTTGTACCAAGCCCCAATTGTACATATTCCACAGTAGTAAAAGAGTCTTCCGTATAGGCAATACGGATTTCATCCAAGGCCGAATAAAACAGTTTCACCTGTTCATTGATCAACTCAATATCGACCCTGGAAAAATAAACCTCATTTTTCACCTTCTTTTTATTCCCTGCCCAACAGACCACAAACTGCTCTTTAAAAACCTTGTAGTTACTACTTAGGTTTTTATGTCGGTTATTGATGAAGTCGATTACACCATCTAAGGTTAGTTCAATATTGTTACGGGCGTGCTGCTCAATGGTGGCCACCGTATCGGAATTGATATCTTTCAATTCTACTCCATAGGCCTTCGGCATACTGATACTCCCTTCCCGGAAAAAGACCATGCCCCCATAGTATTTCCAAATGTTTTTGCGCAGGGCGCATACCTTTCCATTAGACCTGATAGTAACCAGGCCGACCACCTTGCCTTCTTTTAAATTAGGAAAGGGAATGTTTTCGTACGAAATCAAGGGAGGATTGTCTAGGTAGGCATTGACCAAGTTTTGGATCTTACTGTCATCAAAGAAATCGACCCCTACAATTTTGTTGTCTTCATCCTCCACCCCGATAACGATAAAAGAATTATTTTTAGGGTTGCTGTTGGCCAAGGCGCAAACGTGCTTTAAAAACTTGGCCTTACCTTCTTTTTCCCCAATGCTTATAAAACGCTTCTTATCATAAAAACTATTCTCATCATTGTGGGCAAGTAGGTTTTTTACAAGTAAGCGTTTATTGATCATAACGACCTGTTCAATATAGTTGCGGAGGCCTGTGCGGTTGGCATGACCACCAAATCGGCAATATTTACATGATAGGGCCGGGTTACTACAAAATGTATGATTTCGGCAATATCTTGGGGCAATAAGGGGTCAAAGCCTTCATAAACCGAATCGGCCTTATCATCGTCCCCTTTAAAGCGGACATTGCTAAATTCCGTCTCGACAGCCCCCGGATTAATGCCCCCGACCTTGATTCCATAGGGGTTCAAATCCATGCGCATTCCCTTGGTAAGCGCATCTACGGCATGCTTGCTCGCGCAATACACGTTTCCTTTGGGATACACTTCCTTTCCCGCCGTTGAACCGATATTGATGATATGCCCCGACTTGCGTTCCACCATGCTCGGAATAATCGCTTTTGAAACATACAATAGTCCCTTAACATTAATGTCGATCATAGCGTCCCAATCGTCAATATCACCTGCGTCTATAGGATCAAGACCATGGGCGTTACCCGCGTTGTTGACCAATACATCTATTTTCGAAAACTCCTTTGGAAGCGAGCCAATTGCCTCAAAAACGGCATCTTTATCACGCACATCGAAGTTCAACGTGTGCACCTCGCAATTTTTGCCCAACTCAACCTCAAGGGCATCAAGACGTTCTTGCCTCCTTCCGCAGAGCACCTGCCTAAAGCCCTGAACGGCAAAGAGAATTGCCGTTGCCCTACCTATGCCACTCGTGGCTCCGGTTATTAATACAGTTTTGTTCATGGTTTTTATTCTTTTCGTTTATGGTACTTCGTGTCCCTGGGCGGCCTCTAACAAGACAAACCAATCGGTCAGTTCCATTTCTATTTTTGTAGCCTCTATCGCCGCCGATATACGTGGTTTTGTAGTGGTACCTACTACCGGGTATACTTTTGAAGGATGCCTCATTACCCAAGCCAAAAGCAATTGGTCTTCAGTAGCCCCATATTTGGGCAACATAGGCTCCATTGCTCTTGAAACGCGCTTATACACCTCATCTTTTTCCCTAAAAAAGGAACCGAGCGGACTATAAGACATGACCATTCTCTTATTTACCAATGCATCATCGAGCGTACCGTCGTACATGGGCCCGTTATGGGTCAACGAAAACTCTATTTGATTTGCCGCAATGGGCGTTTCCGTTTCTATCAAAGCTATTTGCGATGACAAAAAATTAGACACCCCAAAGGCCCTGACCTTTCCTTGATCCTTTAATTTTACGATGGCCTCTGCCACGGCATCGGGCCGCATTAACGGACTGGGCCTATGCAAGAGAAGAAGGTCTAAATAATCGGTCCGCAGTTTTTTAAGCGATTGTTCCGCTGACCAAACGATGTATTCGGCATCATATTGATAGTGCTTCACCCGGTTGGGCCGGGCATCGGCATCGAGTTGGATACCGCACTTGGAAATCAACTGGATGTTTTCCCTAGAAATTCCAGCTTCGACAAAGGCCTTCCCGAAATCTTCTTCGGTCGTATACCCACCGTAAATATCGGCGTGGTCAAAAGTTGTGATTCCTACATTGACGCAGTGATTCATCACTTCGATCATTTCCGATTTTGAAAAACCTTTTCCCCAACTTCCCCAAGTCATAGTTCCCGCTATAACTTTAGAATAAAATTTGTTCTTTTGCATAGGTGCGTTAAATTAAAAAGAAATCCCTTAAAAACTTCACAAAAAGAGGGCTCGTACTTTTTTTTTAACCAATCGTTAACAGCTAAGCAACTAATAAATTTTCAATTTGCATGTCTATTCTAACAACAACCGACCCAAACCAAAATTTGTAGCGTTATATGGAAGAAAATACTACGGTAGATATTAATGCGGTAAACGAAAAAATTGCTCAGGAGAGCGCTTTTATCGACCTGTTGATATTAGAAATGAACAAAGTAATCGTTGGCCAAAAACACATGGTGGAACGCTTACTGATCGGACTTCTTGGTCAAGGCCACATTTTATTGGAAGGTGTACCCGGGCTTGCAAAAACCTTGGCGATCAACACCCTATCAAAGGCAGTTAAGGGCAGCTTCAGCAGAATTCAGTTTACGCCCGACCTTTTGCCTGCCGATGTAGTCGGTACCTTGATCTACAACATGAAGGAAAACGACTTTTCGATAAAGAAAGGTCCTATTTTCGCAAATTTCGTGCTGGCGGATGAAATTAACCGTGCCCCCGCAAAGGTACAATCGGCACTCTTGGAAGCCATGCAGGAAAAGCAGGTCACCATTGGCGACGAGACCTTTATACTGGACAAGCCGTTTTTGGTAATGGCCACGCAGAACCCCGTAGAGCAAGAAGGTACCTACCCCTTACCCGAAGCACAGGTCGACCGTTTTATGCTCAAGACGGTAATCGATTATCCGAAGCTAAACGAAGAACAAATGATCATGCGGCAGAATCTTCTAGGAGCCTACGAAACGGTAAGACCGGTAGTAAGCCTAGAACAGATACTAAGCGCCCAAAAAGCGGTACGTGATGTGTATATGGACGAAAAGATAGAGAAATACATTCTCGATATCGTTTTCGCCACACGATACCCAGAAAAATATAATTTGCCCGATTTAAAACCATTGATCAGCTTCGGTGCTTCCCCAAGGGGTAGTATCAACCTGGGCAATGCGGCAAAATGCTATGCCTTCATCAAGAGAAGGGGATATGTAGTCCCCGAAGATGTAAGGGCCGTGGTTCACGATGTGTTAAGGCACAGAATTGGTATCACCTACGAGGCCGAAGCAGAAAATATTACTTCCGAAGAAATCATCAACAAGATCGTTAACGAGATCGAAGTACCCTAAAAAGTGGGCAGTTGGCAGATGTGGTCGGTAGTATTTGACGTTTTGTCCCTACCCCTGAAACTGCTTGCTGAAAACTGTTTACTGAAGAATGGATACGAAAGAGCTACTTAAAAAAGTACGTAAGATCGAGATCAAGACACGGCGTCTTTCCGATCATATTTTCGGTGGGGAATACCACTCCACTTTTAAGGGTCGGGGTATGACCTTTAGCGAAGTACGCCAATACCAATTTGGCGATGACGTACGAAATATTGATTGGAACGTTACAGCGCGTTACAACGAACCCTACATCAAGGTTTTTGAAGAAGAACGCGAACTGACCATGATGCTTATGGTCGACATAAGTGGCTCTGAACATTTTGGCACGACCAATCAGTTCAAAAAAGATGTAATTACGGAAATATCGGCCACCTTGGCCTTCTCCGCCCTTCAGAACAACGACAAAGCAGGACTCATTCTGTTTTCCGATGAAGTAGAGCTGTATATTCCTCCTAAAAAAGGAAAAAGCCATGTGCTGCGGATTATTAGGGAATTGTTGGAATTCAAACCGAAAAGCAATCGTACGAACGTTGCCGAAGCCTTGAAGTTTTTGAGCAGCGTAATGAAGAAAAAAGCGATTGTTTTTGTACTATCCGACTTTATTGCCGAAGACTATGAAAAGACCTTGAAGATCTCAGGGAACAAGCACGACCTTACGGGTATCAGGGTTTTTGATGAACGCGAAGAGAACATACCTAATTTAGGTATGGTACAAATGCAGGATGCCGAAACCGGCAAGATAAGATTGGTAAACACCCAATCTAAAAGAGTACGTATGGCCTATGGCGAATACTACCGGCAGCGTGTCAATTACTTCAAGGAAACGTTCACGAAATCGGGCTGTGGCGTGTTGGATTGTAGGGTCGACGAAAGTTATGTAAAAAAATTATTGGGCTATTTTAAGCGCAGAGGCTAATGCTAAAAAATTACTTGCTAAACCAAAGAAATAACAAACTATTGCCCATAAGGCGATTCACCTTGCTATGCTTTTTGTTGATGGCTTTTTCAGCATTCTCCCAAAAAAGCCCCAAGGTAAGCACCGAGGTCGATACCACGTCGATTAAAATTGGCGAACAGGTCAGATTTACCGTTACCGTCGAGGCCGACACTACGGCCCAGGTTATTTTTCCCGAAGGCCAGACCTTTTCGCCCTTGGAAACCGTAGAAGCCTTTGCTACCGATACAACACGGCAGAACGACCGAATGACCCTGCAAAAAATCTACGCCCTTACCCAATTTGATTCGGGATCGTACAAAATACCGGCCCAACGTATAGACATTAACGGCAACGGTTTCTTGACCGACTCCACCACGACCATCAATGTAGCCAATGTAGCGGTAGATACCTTGGCGCAAAAGATGTACGACATCAAACCTTTAATGGAGGTTGAAAAAAGCAACGCTAAACTATGGCTATGGATTCTAGGCGTTCTTTTAGGCCTATTGCTTATAGGTGCCCTAGTATATTGGTTCTTTTTTAAGAAAAAGCCCTTGACCGAGGAGGAGAAAGTGGCGTTGTTACCCCCTTATGACCGTGCCCTCTTAGAGCTAAAAAAACTGGAAAACTCGAGATATATCATTCAAGACGAGTACAAGCAGTACTACTCCGAACTTACCGACATTGTCCGTTCTTACCTAGAGGAAGATGTTCACGTTTCGGCCTTGGAGAGTACTACCGATGAACTGATCAATAAACTTGAGCTACTTAAAGATGCAGGCGAACTTCAAATTGAAGACGACACCTTGCTTCAGTTCAAACGCATTCTGCAGACTGCGGATTTAGTAAAATTTGCCAAATCAAAACCCGAAAGTTCCGTAGCCGAACAAGACCGCAAGGCCATAGAGGAAATCGTAATAAAAACACATGAGGCCTTACCTGAACCCACGGAAGAAGAATTGATGGAACAGGAGGAATTCAAGGAGGAACTCGAAAGGAAGAAGCAGAAGAAAAAATTAGTCTATGCCAGTTTGGCCCTTTTTGGCCTTCTTGTAATCGGCACATCGGCCGTTACCGCGTATTACGGTTTCACCTATGTAAAAGACACCCTTTTGGGGCATCCGACCAAAAAACTCCTGGAAGGCGAATGGGTAGCGAGTTCATATGGTTATCCACCGATCAACCTAGAGACACCCCACGTACTGAAAAGACAGGAGACCAAGCTCAGTCCAGAAATGAAGGCCAACATAAAAGACCTTCAAATGTTCTCATACAGTAATACGGAAAGCTTGTTTACCGTTGGTGCTAGCTCGACCACCTTGACCCAAGAAGTAGAACCCGAATTCAACAAATCGATTGAGTCATTCATAGAAAACCTTGAAAAACAAGGTGCAAAGAACATTATTACCAAACAGGAAGAGTTCACCACCTTGACCGGTGTAAAGGGCATTAAGGTTTTCGGTAGCGGAAAGTTCCCCATACCCCAGTCGAAAGAGCTTGTAGACGGAAAATATGCCATTTTGCTATTTGGCGGAAAAGGCTTCCAACAACAGGTTATTCTAAATTGGTTGGACGGAGACACCTATGCACAAAAAATTGTCGATCGTATTTTAGGTTCGGTCGAAGTAAAAACGGAATTATAGATGTTGGATAACGTAACCTTTGCAAATCCGGAATTCTTTTGGTTGCTACTTTTGCTTCCGTTGGCCATCTTGTGGTATTTCTACAAGCGCAACGAGCATGTAGCCTCTCTAAAGATTCCGACCATACAGGGTTTTGGCCATACGGATGTTCTTTCTAAACTAAAACCTTTGTTGTTCATTCTACGTCTTCTGGCCTTGACGGCGGTAATAGTAGCCATGGCGAGACCGCAGACCGAGGATATTTCCACCAAAACAAAAACGACCAAGGGTATCGACATTGTCATGGCCATCGATGTCTCATCAAGTATGTTGGCCAGAGACCTCAAGCCCAATCGCTTGACCGCCCTAAAAGAAGTAGCGGCCGAATTTATCAAGGAACGGCCCAACGACCGTATCGGTCTGGTTGCCTATGCCGCCGAAGCCTATACAAAGACCCCGATTACCAGTGACAAATCAATCGTCTTAAGGGCATTAAAAGAAATTACATATGGGCAGTTGAACGACGGTACGGCCATAGGCATGGGACTGGCCACATCGGTCAACCGCCTGAAAGAAAGCAAGGCTTCCAGTAAAATCATCATCCTGCTCACCGACGGGGTGAACAACTCTGGTTTTATTGAACCGCAGACCGCCGCCGACTTGGCCACGGAATTCGGCATCAAGACCTACACCATAGGTCTAGGCACCAACGGAAACGCACTTTCCCCCATTGCCTACAACAGCGATGGTTCATTCCGCTACGGTATGCGCCAAGTGGAAATCGACGAAGATTTGTTAAAAGATATTGCAAAAGTTACGGGAGGAAAGTATTTTAGGGCTACGGATAACCAAAAGTTAGAAGCTATATACGACGAAATCAACAAGCTTGAAAAAACCGAAATAGAAGAATTTAAATATTACAAGTACGAGGAAAAATTTAGGCCTTGGATATTTTTGGCAATAGCCTTGTTAGTGTTCGAATGGCTACTCAGAAATACACTTTTTAGAAGTTTTATCTAAGCACGTCCTTTTGAAACCCCATCGTACCTCACTGAATTTTAGAAAACGAACAGAACAAGAATGATTCAATTAGACGAAAAGATTTACTTTTATTTGCTGACCGTTATACCGGTCATTGT is from Zobellia galactanivorans and encodes:
- a CDS encoding RagB/SusD family nutrient uptake outer membrane protein; its protein translation is MKYLHNITYLKAACLLLISISFSCDSEEFLENENKSKLTDQTQWQTEGNADIFVNDVYSEIPRICTLAEQLDYYTDDYNISHYYTASNWRQGICQAPGSSNASPWGGTYGPTNGYTWESFFVKVRKCNTGLKELEANKDNFTPEYYNQRTDELRFLRAYFYSEFFMHIGGLPILTEPLDRNTMTEEELLTPRATFEETFNFIVNELGSIVDNGHLEIKYNSGDQNAGRATLGAALALKGWIELFGASPLFNSGSGYLPDTGNFVHFATADPNRWATAAATNKKFIDEYEGIYDLFDDLPNLWRASNEYNSEVIWDRQIVANIGGMGSNYERRGGPTYVLDQYMTWGNYNPTQEVVDQFAMANGKPISDPTSGYDPQNPYENREKRFYDFIVYDGAPYKLDWMPEEDTIYTRIDEAGINLNQIDLAGSNDVGDSGYYQKKRLNPDAAPGNDASGQNDLFYRYAEVLLNYAEAQNEAVGPDQTVYDAINKIRNRSDLPDLPAGLSQDEMRDAIHTERRVELCFENKRYYDNKRWMQQEETMGVARHNMVIRNTVPSDNSGVWTYSVEPEVKFTPKFEARQYMSPIPQNVIDQNPNISQNPGY
- a CDS encoding aldo/keto reductase produces the protein MQKNKFYSKVIAGTMTWGSWGKGFSKSEMIEVMNHCVNVGITTFDHADIYGGYTTEEDFGKAFVEAGISRENIQLISKCGIQLDADARPNRVKHYQYDAEYIVWSAEQSLKKLRTDYLDLLLLHRPSPLMRPDAVAEAIVKLKDQGKVRAFGVSNFLSSQIALIETETPIAANQIEFSLTHNGPMYDGTLDDALVNKRMVMSYSPLGSFFREKDEVYKRVSRAMEPMLPKYGATEDQLLLAWVMRHPSKVYPVVGTTTKPRISAAIEATKIEMELTDWFVLLEAAQGHEVP
- a CDS encoding ATP-binding protein gives rise to the protein MINKRLLVKNLLAHNDENSFYDKKRFISIGEKEGKAKFLKHVCALANSNPKNNSFIVIGVEDEDNKIVGVDFFDDSKIQNLVNAYLDNPPLISYENIPFPNLKEGKVVGLVTIRSNGKVCALRKNIWKYYGGMVFFREGSISMPKAYGVELKDINSDTVATIEQHARNNIELTLDGVIDFINNRHKNLSSNYKVFKEQFVVCWAGNKKKVKNEVYFSRVDIELINEQVKLFYSALDEIRIAYTEDSFTTVEYVQLGLGTKQRYFPLEEMVIHFFDNGTYKIESKLIFEPPQYDKKSLFHIWNANNALLQKIRNNIKLTPSDKIDLKSLPDTYLICYLNGFDEAKKQMEASRSLLRKDYPKVYTGIKESLRIIRKVTYN
- a CDS encoding AAA family ATPase, which encodes MEENTTVDINAVNEKIAQESAFIDLLILEMNKVIVGQKHMVERLLIGLLGQGHILLEGVPGLAKTLAINTLSKAVKGSFSRIQFTPDLLPADVVGTLIYNMKENDFSIKKGPIFANFVLADEINRAPAKVQSALLEAMQEKQVTIGDETFILDKPFLVMATQNPVEQEGTYPLPEAQVDRFMLKTVIDYPKLNEEQMIMRQNLLGAYETVRPVVSLEQILSAQKAVRDVYMDEKIEKYILDIVFATRYPEKYNLPDLKPLISFGASPRGSINLGNAAKCYAFIKRRGYVVPEDVRAVVHDVLRHRIGITYEAEAENITSEEIINKIVNEIEVP
- a CDS encoding SDR family NAD(P)-dependent oxidoreductase; translated protein: MNKTVLITGATSGIGRATAILFAVQGFRQVLCGRRQERLDALEVELGKNCEVHTLNFDVRDKDAVFEAIGSLPKEFSKIDVLVNNAGNAHGLDPIDAGDIDDWDAMIDINVKGLLYVSKAIIPSMVERKSGHIINIGSTAGKEVYPKGNVYCASKHAVDALTKGMRMDLNPYGIKVGGINPGAVETEFSNVRFKGDDDKADSVYEGFDPLLPQDIAEIIHFVVTRPYHVNIADLVVMPTAQASATILNRSL
- a CDS encoding carbohydrate kinase family protein, encoding MKTVYCIGELLIDFVAIKQGNDLSKATEFTKKAGGAPANVACTIAKLGGKSQFIGAIGNDPFGTFLLNVLKENRVDTSLVQRSKTFTTMAFVSLAEDGERGFVFSRGADKKLKYDPTLKKQLQNGIIHLGAATALLGGGLEEAYDRYLFDALTQNTFISFDPNFRKDLWKGEESTFVKKCLRFIEKSHLCKFSKEEAQLISGESDLERACNTIHEIGSPLITLTLGSEGTLVSTPKKKTIVPSIKVRAIDTTGAGDAFIGCLLYQIANIGDPHLILSDYGQLIEMVAMANKAGAITTTGYGAIPSLPDNSMVFGE
- a CDS encoding DUF58 domain-containing protein; amino-acid sequence: MDTKELLKKVRKIEIKTRRLSDHIFGGEYHSTFKGRGMTFSEVRQYQFGDDVRNIDWNVTARYNEPYIKVFEEERELTMMLMVDISGSEHFGTTNQFKKDVITEISATLAFSALQNNDKAGLILFSDEVELYIPPKKGKSHVLRIIRELLEFKPKSNRTNVAEALKFLSSVMKKKAIVFVLSDFIAEDYEKTLKISGNKHDLTGIRVFDEREENIPNLGMVQMQDAETGKIRLVNTQSKRVRMAYGEYYRQRVNYFKETFTKSGCGVLDCRVDESYVKKLLGYFKRRG
- a CDS encoding vWA domain-containing protein, whose product is MLDNVTFANPEFFWLLLLLPLAILWYFYKRNEHVASLKIPTIQGFGHTDVLSKLKPLLFILRLLALTAVIVAMARPQTEDISTKTKTTKGIDIVMAIDVSSSMLARDLKPNRLTALKEVAAEFIKERPNDRIGLVAYAAEAYTKTPITSDKSIVLRALKEITYGQLNDGTAIGMGLATSVNRLKESKASSKIIILLTDGVNNSGFIEPQTAADLATEFGIKTYTIGLGTNGNALSPIAYNSDGSFRYGMRQVEIDEDLLKDIAKVTGGKYFRATDNQKLEAIYDEINKLEKTEIEEFKYYKYEEKFRPWIFLAIALLVFEWLLRNTLFRSFI
- a CDS encoding BatD family protein; translated protein: MAFSAFSQKSPKVSTEVDTTSIKIGEQVRFTVTVEADTTAQVIFPEGQTFSPLETVEAFATDTTRQNDRMTLQKIYALTQFDSGSYKIPAQRIDINGNGFLTDSTTTINVANVAVDTLAQKMYDIKPLMEVEKSNAKLWLWILGVLLGLLLIGALVYWFFFKKKPLTEEEKVALLPPYDRALLELKKLENSRYIIQDEYKQYYSELTDIVRSYLEEDVHVSALESTTDELINKLELLKDAGELQIEDDTLLQFKRILQTADLVKFAKSKPESSVAEQDRKAIEEIVIKTHEALPEPTEEELMEQEEFKEELERKKQKKKLVYASLALFGLLVIGTSAVTAYYGFTYVKDTLLGHPTKKLLEGEWVASSYGYPPINLETPHVLKRQETKLSPEMKANIKDLQMFSYSNTESLFTVGASSTTLTQEVEPEFNKSIESFIENLEKQGAKNIITKQEEFTTLTGVKGIKVFGSGKFPIPQSKELVDGKYAILLFGGKGFQQQVILNWLDGDTYAQKIVDRILGSVEVKTEL